A genome region from Thermomonospora amylolytica includes the following:
- a CDS encoding ABC transporter permease, with protein MLRISLAGLRAHKVRLLMTGLAIVLGVGFIAGTFVLTDSMQAGIDEEFAGSASRVDVGVLPHKGRERLPASTVRAVRGVPGVTGVHGLIRGDAALIGKDGKAYGDMPTVGLSVTQGELQRYDITSGRAPGAPDEVVLDEKTAARNGFGVGATVTVLDGGGARHSFTVTGLADFGIDSEVSFRGAVGFTPETAARMTGEPDPVEIDIAGSGDPRALRDAVAAAVGGGHDVLDGGALSDRLATRAGADTTIIRTALLLFAMVAMLVSALVIYNTFAILVAQRMREMALLRCVGATRRQIFTGVLAESAVVGLVASLAGLALGVALAGGLLALIGDRSGDIPGGDLTLTPLAVAVGLGVGVVVTVLSALLPARSATRVAPVAALRTELEPGSARFRLGLPRWILTALLGAGGLALAGLGALVLDKGPTAMFVVAGGGVLVFLAVIAVMPALVRPLSRVAGALPARLAGVPGRLAVANARRSPRRTATTTIALTIGVGLMSLFAVITAGGRATADAQLAEQFPVDFQLNGQFTTGDRARRLVPSEVAAGLRARPEVADVVELRIHRVRNDRGATRPVGAVTPSALGGLINPRVDGGSLDDLTSGTVAVRTDNARHQGYEVGDTVTIPTRQGQTRLKVVALFADGTPLPPYVVPEQDFTRYFGPQGAEAVYLNVADGVDPDRALEVVEQVAAPYPTVKVTSATALKEQFNEAVDTMLMVVGGLLGLAVIIALFGIANTLSLSVVERTRESALLRALGVTRAQLRLMLSMEAVIMAVIGAVTGVVLGVAFGWAATESMADSAVAAVPYAQIAGLMALAAVAGLAASVLPARRAARTSVVESLTYD; from the coding sequence ATGCTGAGGATCTCCCTGGCGGGGCTGCGCGCCCACAAGGTCCGGCTGCTGATGACCGGGCTGGCGATCGTGCTGGGCGTCGGGTTCATCGCGGGCACGTTCGTGCTCACCGACAGCATGCAGGCGGGCATCGACGAGGAGTTCGCCGGGTCGGCGAGCAGGGTCGACGTGGGGGTGCTGCCGCACAAGGGCCGGGAGCGGCTGCCCGCCTCGACGGTCCGGGCGGTCCGGGGCGTTCCCGGGGTGACCGGGGTCCACGGGCTGATCCGCGGCGACGCGGCGCTGATCGGCAAGGACGGCAAGGCCTACGGCGACATGCCCACGGTGGGCCTGTCGGTCACGCAGGGCGAGCTGCAGCGGTACGACATCACCTCCGGCCGGGCCCCGGGCGCGCCGGACGAGGTCGTGCTGGACGAGAAGACCGCCGCCAGGAACGGCTTCGGAGTCGGCGCGACCGTCACCGTCCTGGACGGCGGGGGCGCGCGGCACTCGTTCACCGTGACCGGGCTGGCCGACTTCGGCATCGACAGCGAGGTGAGCTTCCGCGGCGCGGTCGGCTTCACCCCGGAGACGGCCGCCCGGATGACCGGCGAACCGGATCCGGTCGAGATCGACATCGCCGGGAGCGGCGACCCGCGGGCGCTGCGCGACGCGGTCGCGGCGGCCGTCGGCGGCGGTCACGACGTGCTGGACGGCGGCGCGCTGAGCGACCGGCTGGCGACCAGGGCGGGCGCCGACACCACCATCATCCGGACCGCGCTGCTGCTGTTCGCCATGGTGGCGATGCTGGTGTCGGCACTGGTCATCTACAACACGTTCGCGATCCTGGTGGCCCAGCGGATGCGCGAGATGGCGCTGCTGCGCTGCGTGGGCGCGACCCGGCGGCAGATCTTCACCGGGGTGCTGGCCGAGTCGGCGGTCGTCGGGCTGGTCGCCTCGCTGGCCGGGCTGGCGCTCGGCGTCGCGCTCGCCGGGGGGCTGCTGGCGCTGATCGGCGACCGGAGCGGCGACATCCCCGGCGGGGACCTGACCCTGACGCCCCTCGCCGTCGCGGTCGGGCTGGGCGTCGGCGTCGTGGTGACGGTGCTGTCGGCGCTGCTGCCGGCCCGTTCGGCGACCCGCGTCGCCCCGGTCGCCGCGCTGCGCACCGAACTGGAGCCCGGCTCGGCCCGGTTCCGGCTGGGCCTGCCGCGGTGGATCCTGACGGCGCTGCTCGGCGCGGGCGGCCTGGCGCTGGCGGGTCTCGGGGCGCTGGTCCTGGACAAGGGGCCGACCGCGATGTTCGTGGTCGCCGGGGGCGGCGTGCTGGTGTTCCTCGCGGTGATCGCGGTGATGCCCGCGCTGGTGCGGCCGCTGAGCCGGGTGGCCGGGGCGCTCCCGGCCCGGCTGGCCGGAGTCCCCGGCCGGCTGGCGGTGGCCAACGCCCGCCGTTCCCCGCGCCGGACCGCCACCACCACCATCGCGCTGACCATCGGGGTCGGGCTGATGAGCCTGTTCGCGGTGATCACCGCCGGGGGCCGGGCCACCGCCGACGCCCAGCTGGCCGAGCAGTTCCCGGTCGACTTCCAGCTGAACGGCCAGTTCACCACCGGCGACCGGGCCCGGCGGCTCGTGCCCTCCGAGGTCGCCGCCGGGCTGCGCGCGCGCCCGGAGGTCGCCGACGTGGTGGAACTGCGGATCCACCGGGTGCGCAACGACAGGGGCGCCACCAGGCCGGTCGGCGCGGTCACCCCGTCCGCCCTCGGCGGGCTGATCAACCCGAGGGTCGACGGCGGATCGCTGGACGACCTCACGTCCGGCACCGTCGCCGTCCGCACCGACAACGCCCGCCACCAGGGCTACGAGGTCGGCGACACGGTGACGATCCCCACCCGGCAGGGCCAGACGCGGCTCAAGGTGGTCGCCCTCTTCGCGGACGGCACGCCGCTGCCGCCGTACGTGGTGCCCGAGCAGGACTTCACCCGCTACTTCGGTCCCCAGGGCGCCGAGGCGGTCTACCTGAACGTCGCCGACGGCGTCGACCCCGACCGCGCCCTCGAGGTGGTGGAGCAGGTCGCCGCCCCCTACCCGACCGTCAAGGTGACCTCGGCGACGGCGCTGAAGGAGCAGTTCAACGAGGCCGTCGACACGATGCTGATGGTCGTCGGCGGCCTGCTGGGCCTGGCGGTGATCATCGCCCTGTTCGGCATCGCCAACACCCTCAGCCTGTCGGTCGTCGAACGCACCCGCGAGTCCGCCCTGCTGCGCGCCCTCGGCGTCACCCGCGCCCAGTTGCGGCTGATGCTGTCGATGGAGGCCGTCATCATGGCCGTCATCGGCGCCGTGACCGGCGTCGTGCTGGGCGTCGCCTTCGGCTGGGCCGCCACCGAGTCCATGGCCGACTCCGCCGTGGCCGCCGTCCCCTACGCCCAGATCGCCGGCCTGATGGCGCTGGCCGCCGTCGCCGGGCTGGCCGCCTCCGTCCTGCCCGCCCGCCGCGCCGCCCGCACCTCCGTCGTGGAGTCCCTCACCTACGACTGA
- a CDS encoding Rossmann-like and DUF2520 domain-containing protein yields the protein MESSDVPSTAPADRPARLAVGVVGAGRVGTTLGAALALAGHRVAAASAVSDASRRRAAERLPDAVVTTPQEVVAGAELVLLTVPDDALPELVNGLVATGVPMQGKLLVHTSGRYGVRVLEPALRAGALPLALHPVMTFTGRPDDLDRLAGISFGVTSPETLRPVAEALVVEMGGEPVWIPEERRTLYHAALAGGANHLVTLVAEAMDLLRAAGVGDPAQMLGPLLGAALDNGLRLGMNGLTGPVSRGDAGTVAGHIAELEKVSAESARAYVAMARLTADRALAAGLLKPEDAARLLEVLADS from the coding sequence ATGGAGTCTTCTGACGTGCCGTCGACCGCGCCCGCGGATCGGCCCGCCCGGCTCGCGGTGGGCGTCGTGGGCGCGGGACGGGTCGGCACGACCCTGGGCGCGGCGCTCGCGCTGGCCGGACACCGGGTGGCGGCGGCCAGCGCGGTGTCGGACGCCTCGCGGCGGCGGGCCGCCGAGCGGCTGCCCGACGCGGTGGTGACCACCCCGCAGGAGGTGGTCGCCGGAGCCGAGCTGGTGCTGCTGACCGTTCCCGACGACGCGCTGCCGGAGCTGGTGAACGGGCTGGTGGCGACCGGCGTTCCGATGCAGGGCAAGCTGCTGGTGCACACCAGCGGCCGGTACGGCGTGCGGGTGCTGGAGCCCGCGCTCAGGGCCGGGGCCCTGCCGCTGGCGCTGCATCCGGTGATGACGTTCACCGGACGCCCCGACGACCTGGACCGGCTGGCCGGGATCTCGTTCGGGGTGACCTCCCCGGAGACGCTGCGGCCGGTGGCCGAGGCCCTGGTGGTGGAGATGGGCGGGGAACCGGTGTGGATCCCCGAGGAGCGCCGCACCCTCTACCACGCCGCGCTGGCCGGCGGCGCCAACCACCTGGTGACGCTGGTGGCCGAGGCGATGGACCTGCTGCGCGCGGCGGGCGTCGGGGACCCCGCGCAGATGCTCGGGCCGCTGCTGGGGGCGGCGCTGGACAACGGGCTGCGGCTCGGCATGAACGGGCTGACCGGGCCGGTCTCCCGGGGCGACGCCGGCACGGTCGCCGGGCACATCGCCGAGCTGGAGAAGGTCTCGGCCGAGAGCGCCCGCGCGTACGTGGCGATGGCCCGGCTGACCGCCGACCGCGCGCTGGCCGCCGGGCTGCTCAAGCCTGAGGACGCCGCGCGCCTGCTGGAAGTGCTGGCCGACTCCTGA
- the panC gene encoding pantoate--beta-alanine ligase codes for MTPVIARTREELAAARAQVRGALAFVPTMGALHEGHRSLIRRARELGDAVAVSIFVNPLQFGPNEDLDRYPRTFDDDVAMCAAEGVDLVWAPTPEVMYPVTPEVRLSAGRMGTVVEGAARPGHFDGMLTVVMKLFHQVRPDAAVFGAKDAQQLALIRRMVADLDVPVRIEAAPTVREPDGLALSSRNRYLSDAERVTARYLSRALRAGAERAADGPAAVRSAAQAVLDEAAEADPPLHLDYLALVDPATFEEVGEAHAGEAVLAVAGKVGTTHLIDNMPLQFEPREN; via the coding sequence ATGACACCGGTCATCGCCCGCACGCGGGAGGAGCTGGCCGCCGCCCGCGCGCAGGTCCGCGGCGCGCTGGCGTTCGTCCCGACGATGGGCGCGCTGCACGAGGGGCACCGGTCGCTGATCCGCCGGGCGCGGGAGCTGGGCGACGCGGTGGCGGTGAGCATCTTCGTCAACCCGCTGCAGTTCGGGCCGAACGAGGACCTGGACCGCTACCCCCGCACGTTCGACGACGACGTCGCGATGTGCGCGGCCGAGGGCGTGGACCTGGTGTGGGCGCCGACGCCGGAGGTGATGTACCCGGTCACGCCCGAGGTGCGGCTCAGCGCGGGCCGGATGGGCACGGTCGTGGAGGGCGCGGCGCGGCCGGGCCACTTCGACGGAATGCTCACGGTGGTCATGAAGTTGTTTCATCAGGTCCGCCCGGACGCGGCGGTCTTCGGCGCCAAGGACGCGCAGCAGCTCGCCCTGATCCGCCGGATGGTCGCCGACCTGGACGTGCCGGTGCGGATCGAGGCCGCCCCGACCGTCCGCGAGCCGGACGGGCTGGCGCTGTCCAGCCGCAACCGCTACCTGTCGGACGCCGAACGGGTCACCGCCCGGTACCTGTCGCGCGCCCTGCGCGCGGGAGCCGAGCGGGCGGCGGACGGCCCGGCCGCGGTGCGCAGCGCCGCGCAGGCCGTGCTGGACGAGGCCGCCGAGGCCGACCCTCCGCTGCACCTGGACTACCTGGCCCTGGTCGACCCGGCCACCTTCGAGGAGGTCGGCGAGGCCCACGCCGGCGAGGCCGTGCTGGCCGTCGCCGGAAAGGTCGGCACCACCCACCTGATCGACAACATGCCCCTGCAGTTCGAGCCCCGGGAGAACTGA
- the panD gene encoding aspartate 1-decarboxylase → MFRTMFKSKIHRATVTQADLHYVGSLTIDQDLMDAADLLPGEQVQVVDIDNGARLETYLIAGPRGSGVIGINGAAARLVSPGDLVIIISYAQMTDEQARSFQPRVVHVDRDNRIISLGDDPAEPVPGSDQLRGDAFWPAAR, encoded by the coding sequence ATGTTCCGCACCATGTTCAAGTCGAAGATCCACCGCGCCACGGTGACCCAGGCCGACCTGCACTACGTGGGGTCGCTGACCATCGACCAGGACCTGATGGACGCCGCCGACCTGCTGCCCGGCGAGCAGGTCCAGGTGGTCGACATCGACAACGGCGCCCGGCTGGAGACCTATCTGATCGCCGGCCCCCGGGGCAGCGGCGTGATCGGCATCAACGGGGCCGCCGCCCGCCTGGTCAGCCCCGGCGACCTGGTGATCATCATCAGCTACGCCCAGATGACCGACGAGCAGGCCCGCTCGTTCCAGCCCCGCGTCGTCCACGTCGACCGCGACAACCGGATCATCTCGCTGGGCGACGACCCGGCCGAACCCGTCCCCGGCTCCGACCAGCTCCGCGGCGACGCCTTCTGGCCGGCCGCCCGCTGA